One Molothrus aeneus isolate 106 chromosome 6, BPBGC_Maene_1.0, whole genome shotgun sequence genomic window carries:
- the LOC136558389 gene encoding malignant fibrous histiocytoma-amplified sequence 1-like: MAQPRACQEQEDRLREVNLSTQRLRVLPPSVLSNSMLKSLDLDRNKLRSITGISKLCNLKKLILSKNEFVDFPNEIQSLVCLERLELNQNQIRIIPEGVFSHLPRLKHLRLNNNRLCALPRDLAACGGSLQYLNISNNLFRTFPQPVLQLARLQELHVQNNALRQLPRELFQGQSLKMFKASGNPLREPPSEVCAGGIQQIRNYFNQLQHGSGQEDKRVKTMFLGASLAGKSTICRSLKQGRSKLVPKEERTVGIEISEFQIEDFTFLFWDFAGQLEYYMTHHVFITPQALVILVINLHMYQTNDKTFKELVGFWINNLSMRVPNSVVLPVGTHVDCCQEQEVAEKTHDIMARITAMLAERKSNLAHFINNLEGSEEPKFYVDQWERLKEMESCKLTILNLVAVNCTDHRDIRELEATILKHVRNEELFPEVVRVLPPVYRQVEAAIADIAGSEEVADHGMMDLQYLLSKLSQRENLASLSRELLQDILRYLHRIGLVVWYEEIKHLESTVFLQPTFLITMFKLLVRHQLVQQLESISVETLIGEHATIRDRANWVWTFKSKAMLCHQAVRALVKHQLCSEGMWDVFEEIMGHRPHRGRGKLFSLLEHFELCLEVKHTEALNPQAREFVPGKPWETTQSQGKSWYLFPTYLNQTEEVSEVWGGDHPEDLHIRAYFSPEIPEGFFQRFLVKACSFYSTHWVAKVTCLLVCNGKPLLIKENNQRAYSYLELRSRKPSERTGFQFAWDFLVAVVLITQKLAEEWPGLHVCVKSPCRTSGCPAEFLWPDMDGTGATTKEDVKTCGTCGHRFGAELLLPKVPRPLEEPPAQPSAHYYVTSYGTTTFGPSSIQVTRQVRTLLPLLAQGPTVMVSLLK, translated from the exons Atggcccagcccagagcct GTCAGGAGCAGGAGGACAGATTGCGTGAAGTGAATCTCTCTACCCAGAGGCTGCGTGTGCTCCCTCCCTCAGTCCTGAGCAATTCCATGCTGAAGAGCCTTGACCTCGACAGGAACAAGCTCAGGAGCATCACTGGCATTTCTAAGCTTTGCAACCTCAAGAAGCTGATACTGTCCAAGAATGAGTTTGTGGACTTTCCCAATGAAATACAGAGCCTGGTCTGTTTGGAGAGGCTTGAGCTGAATCAGAACCAAATCCGGATCATCCCAGAGGGGGTTTTCTCCCATCTCCCCAGGCTTAAGCACCTGCGGCTGAACAACAACCGTCTGTGTGCCCTCCCCAGGGACCTGGCAGCTTGTGGGGGCAGCCTCCAGTACCTGAACATCTCCAACAACCTGTTCCGCACTTTCCCGCAGCCCGTCCTGCAGCTGGCACGCTTACAGGAGCTCCATGTGCAGAACAACGCCCTTCGccagctccccagggagctCTTCCAGGGACAGTCCCTGAAAATGTTTAAGGCCAGTGGGAACCCTCTCCGGGAGCCGCCCAGTGAAGTGTGTGCTGGTGGCATTCAGCAGATCCGGAATTACTTCAACCAGCTTCAGCATGGTTCAGGGCAGGAGGACAAGAGGGTCAAGACCATGTTCCTGGGGGCCTCGCTGGCAGGGAAGTCTACCATCTGCAGAAGCCTGAAGCAAGGGCGATCCAAACTGGTGCCCAAGGAAGAGCGAACAGTTGGGATAGAGATCAGTGAGTTCCAGATCGAGGACTTCACATTTCTCTTCTGGGACTTTGCTGGCCAGCTGGAATACTACATGACTCACCATGTGTTCATCACCCCACAGGCGCTCGTCATCCTCGTCATCAATCTTCATAT gtACCAAACTAATGACAAAACTTTCAAGGAGCTCGTTGGTTTCTGGATCAACAACCTGTCCATGCGAGTCCCAAACTCAGTGGTGCTTCCTGTGGGAACCCATGTGgactgctgccaggagcaggaggtaGCAGAGAAGACACATGACATCATGGCCAGGATCACAGCCATGCtggcagagagaaaaagcaaCCTTGCTCACTTCATCAACAACCTGGAGGGCAGTGAGGAGCCCAAGTTTTACGTGGACCAGTGGGAGAGGCTGAAGGAGATGGAGAGCTGCAAGTTAACC ATCTTAAACTTAGTTGCTGTCAACTGCACGGATCACCGTGACATCAGAGAGCTCGAGGCCACTATTTTGAAGCACGTGAGGAATGAGGAGCTCTTCCCCGAGGTTGTCCGAGTGCTGCCGCCCGTCTACAGGCAGGTGGAAGCTGCCATCGCGGATATTGCAGGGAGCGAGGAGGTGGCAGACCATG GCATGATGGACCTCCAGTACCTACTCAGCAAACTTTCCCAGCGCGAGAACTTGGCCAGCCTGAGCAGAGAGCTCCTCCAGGACATCCTGCGGTACCTCCACCGCATTGGGCTCGTCGTGTGGTATGAGGAAATCAAGCACTTGGAAAGCACCGTCTTCCTCCAGCCTACATTTTTAATAACCATGTTCAAG CTCCTGGTGCGGCACCAGCTCgtccagcagctggagagcatCTCTGTGGAGACGCTGATCGGGGAACATGCCACCATCAGAGACAGGGCCAACTGGGTGTGGACCTTCAAGTCCAAGGCAATGCTGTGCCACCAGGCTGTGCGTGCCTTGGTGAAGCACCAGCTCTGTTCGGAAGGCATGTGGGATGTCTTTGAGGAAATCATGGGACACAGGCCTcacagagggagagggaagctCTTCAGCCTTCTGGAGCACtttgagctctgcctggaggtGAAGCACACTGAGGCACTCAACCCACAGGCCAGGGAGTTTGTGCCTGGGAAGCCATGGGAGACAACACAGAGCCAAGGCAAGTCCTGGTACTTGTTCCCAACATATCTAAACCAGACAGAGGAAGTGTCTGAGGTCTGGGGAGGAGATCACCCCGAGGACCTCCACATCCGTGCCTACTTCTCACCCGAAATACCTGAGGGCTTCTTCCAGAG ATTCCTGGTGAAAGCTTGCTCCTTCTATTCCACACACTGGGTGGCCAAGGTGACCTGCCTGCTTGTATGCAATGGCAAACCTCTGCTGATCAAAGAGAATAACCAGAGGGCCTACAGCTACCTGGAGCTCCGCAGCAGAAAGCCATCAGAAAGGACGG GGTTCCAGTTTGCCTGGGATTTCCTCGTGGCAGTTGTGCTCATCACCCAGAAGCTCGCTGAGGAGTGGCCGGGGCtgcatgtgtgtgtgaaatCTCCCTGCCGAACGTCCGGCTGTCCTGCAGAGTTCCTCTGGCCAGACATGGATGGCACAGGTGCCAC GACAAAGGAAGATGTTAAAACCTGTGGGACATGTGGGCACCGGTTtggtgcagagctgctcctgcccaaaG TACCCAGGCCACTGGAggagcccccagcacagccctctgcTCACTATTACGTGACAAGCTACGGGACCACCACCTTTGGGCCCAGCAGCATCCAGGTCACTCGGCAGGTAAGGACACTGCTACCCCTCCTTGCCCAGGGACCAACAGTGATGGTCAGCCTCCTGAAATGA